One window of Methanogenium organophilum genomic DNA carries:
- a CDS encoding PhzF family phenazine biosynthesis protein, whose protein sequence is MAGRYFIVDAYTSRPFAGNPAGVCITNGQMTDRWMQDVASEMNLSETAFLSRQKNGWEIRWFTPEVEVTLCGHATCAAAHVLVQEGEEEAGANIRFISRSGLLSATAEPCNPGEAETRSAGSGTISLTFPALPATPAPVPEGLEAALGVPVEDFCVSHLDWLVRTGGAMMVEAAMPDMAAIVVMPPRGIILTGAADGGRYDIISRFFAPKIGIPEDPVTGSAHCVLGPYWQRLTGRNRFNAFQASRRGGELVVEVTEGAEGTGRQVILTGEAVTVMKGTLA, encoded by the coding sequence ATGGCAGGCAGATATTTCATCGTGGATGCATACACCTCCCGACCCTTTGCGGGCAACCCGGCGGGTGTCTGCATAACCAACGGGCAGATGACAGACAGATGGATGCAGGATGTCGCCAGCGAGATGAATCTCTCCGAGACAGCGTTTCTCTCCCGCCAGAAAAATGGATGGGAGATCAGGTGGTTCACACCGGAGGTGGAAGTCACCCTCTGTGGACATGCCACATGCGCTGCCGCCCATGTACTGGTGCAGGAGGGAGAGGAGGAAGCCGGTGCAAATATCCGATTTATCTCCCGCAGCGGCCTCCTTTCAGCTACGGCAGAACCCTGTAATCCAGGAGAGGCGGAAACCCGCTCTGCAGGCTCCGGCACGATCTCACTAACTTTTCCGGCCCTGCCTGCTACACCCGCACCCGTCCCTGAAGGGCTGGAAGCGGCTCTCGGGGTACCAGTGGAGGACTTCTGTGTCTCACACCTCGACTGGCTGGTACGAACCGGCGGTGCAATGATGGTCGAGGCAGCCATGCCGGACATGGCAGCGATTGTCGTGATGCCACCACGGGGCATCATCCTCACCGGCGCCGCTGATGGCGGGCGCTATGACATCATCTCCCGGTTCTTTGCACCGAAGATCGGCATCCCCGAGGATCCGGTGACGGGTTCCGCCCACTGCGTGCTTGGCCCATACTGGCAGCGGCTCACCGGCCGAAACCGGTTCAACGCGTTTCAGGCATCCCGCCGGGGCGGCGAACTGGTAGTCGAGGTGACGGAAGGCGCAGAAGGCACAGGAAGACAGGTGATTCTCACCGGAGAGGCAGTAACCGTGATGAAGGGAACACTCGCATGA
- a CDS encoding DUF4377 domain-containing protein, translating into MKCKFWQKRGWPYIVGGLVGILLIIGGTMLLDTATENPYQGYQNSSGNENAPATITIEVAPALEECTGVGPQQCMLIREVPPAGDGVWKLFYDQIEGFTYEEGYVWTLRVNVTETENPPADASNLHYALAEVVDKKPVL; encoded by the coding sequence ATGAAATGTAAATTCTGGCAGAAACGGGGCTGGCCGTATATTGTTGGCGGACTGGTTGGAATCCTGCTTATTATCGGCGGGACTATGCTGCTGGACACCGCCACAGAAAATCCATATCAGGGATACCAGAACAGTTCAGGAAATGAGAATGCCCCCGCCACGATCACCATCGAAGTGGCACCCGCCCTCGAGGAATGTACTGGTGTCGGCCCGCAACAATGTATGCTCATCCGTGAGGTGCCGCCTGCAGGGGATGGCGTCTGGAAACTCTTTTACGACCAGATAGAGGGTTTTACGTATGAGGAAGGATACGTGTGGACGCTCCGGGTGAACGTCACAGAGACGGAAAACCCGCCTGCCGACGCATCGAACCTGCACTATGCGCTGGCCGAAGTGGTGGATAAGAAACCGGTTCTGTGA
- a CDS encoding L-lactate MFS transporter, translating into MNGKPVSEAYSPTVQIAGMDAARGRWALIGVGFLINLCLGSIYSWSVFVGPLAAHYSALLGREVTASEVLFPFSVFLACFALAMPLAGKFIDTRGPRAAVALGGILTSLGWLSASVAPSVWMLYLLYGVVGGAGVGIAYGVPVAVASRWFPDRRGLAVGVTVSGFGMSALVTATVAGYLLETAGVMMTFRIFGIVFAAILLLCAVPLRFPPDRWHPPGWQPPDAVTQRHAAVGGLGPMLGSRRFYGLWICYFIGCCAGLMAISIAKPVGTEVVGITGGLATLLVAFFAVFNGGGRPIFGSLTDHLHPGKTAALSFLLIGGASLAMWLAPWAPVYVISFAVLWGCLGGWLAIAPTATASYFGTADYPRMYGLVFLAYGAGALAGPQLAGFIRTATGSWTGVFPYVAVMAAVGCLIAMTVLRRE; encoded by the coding sequence ATGAATGGCAAACCGGTGAGCGAAGCGTATAGTCCGACAGTGCAGATCGCCGGTATGGATGCGGCACGGGGCCGGTGGGCACTGATCGGCGTCGGATTCCTCATAAATCTCTGTCTGGGAAGTATCTACTCATGGAGCGTCTTTGTCGGCCCGCTTGCGGCCCATTACTCCGCCCTCCTCGGGCGTGAGGTGACCGCATCTGAGGTGCTCTTCCCGTTCTCGGTCTTTCTCGCGTGTTTTGCGCTTGCGATGCCGCTTGCGGGGAAATTCATAGATACCCGCGGTCCGCGTGCAGCGGTTGCTCTCGGTGGTATTCTGACCAGTCTCGGATGGCTGTCCGCCTCGGTGGCGCCGTCAGTCTGGATGCTCTATCTCCTGTATGGGGTCGTGGGCGGAGCCGGGGTGGGTATCGCCTATGGGGTGCCGGTTGCGGTTGCCTCCCGGTGGTTCCCGGACCGCCGGGGCCTTGCGGTGGGCGTCACGGTCTCCGGGTTCGGGATGTCGGCACTGGTGACGGCCACCGTCGCAGGGTATCTGCTGGAGACGGCCGGGGTGATGATGACCTTCCGCATCTTCGGGATTGTCTTTGCGGCCATCCTGCTCCTCTGTGCGGTGCCGCTGCGTTTTCCCCCGGACAGGTGGCACCCGCCGGGATGGCAGCCGCCTGACGCGGTGACGCAACGTCATGCAGCCGTTGGCGGCCTCGGCCCGATGCTTGGTTCGCGTCGGTTTTACGGCCTGTGGATCTGCTACTTCATCGGCTGCTGTGCCGGACTGATGGCAATATCCATTGCAAAGCCGGTGGGGACTGAGGTGGTTGGGATAACCGGCGGGCTTGCAACGCTCCTTGTCGCCTTCTTCGCCGTATTCAACGGCGGCGGGCGGCCCATATTCGGGAGTCTCACCGATCATCTCCACCCGGGCAAAACGGCGGCACTCTCGTTTCTGCTGATCGGCGGGGCATCGCTTGCGATGTGGCTTGCGCCGTGGGCACCGGTATATGTCATCTCGTTTGCCGTGCTCTGGGGCTGCCTCGGCGGATGGCTGGCGATTGCCCCCACGGCGACTGCCTCCTACTTCGGGACTGCTGACTATCCGCGGATGTACGGGCTGGTCTTTCTGGCCTACGGTGCCGGTGCCCTTGCAGGGCCGCAGCTTGCAGGATTTATCCGCACTGCCACCGGCAGCTGGACGGGGGTCTTCCCGTATGTCGCAGTGATGGCGGCCGTCGGCTGTCTCATAGCAATGACTGTGCTCAGGAGAGAGTGA
- the acs gene encoding acetate--CoA ligase → MSDSFDVKLEETVYLPDPSIRDQSWIGDYDAEYQRFLRNPDGFWEGIADELEWFRKWDHVKKWNPPYAEWFTNAQLNITHNCLDRHATGERRNKVALIWRGEKEGQERVLTYRQLYRQVMRFASALTKMGITKGDTVCLYMPLVPEHIVALLACARIGAVHNIVYGGFGASALNARIRDSGAKLVITSDVGYRRGKRVALKAIVDEAVVNAPTVEKIIVLRRSDPGPELFSEMEVDFYEVLESGDTTCEAAVMDAEDPLFILYTSGTTGQPKGIVHTCGGYMVGAYYTTKYVFDMKENDVHWCTADPGWITGHSYIVYGPLSVGATVLITETVPDYPDPGIFWRIVEDFGVTIFYTAPTAIRMFMRVGEEWPNKYNLDSLRIIGSVGEPLNPEAFEWYYRVIGKNRCPILDTWWQTETGMHMITTMVGEPMKPGFAGRPIPGVVADVVDAQGNPVEPGTGGLLVIKEPWPAQMRAVNNDDARYRAYWETINGYYTAGDLAVKDEDGYIMVLGRSDDIIIVAGHNLGTAEVESALVSHEAVAEAAVIGIPDPVKGQTVKAFVILVNGYTPTDKLKSDLTYHVRMGIGPIAMPSAIDFVDSLPKTRSGKIMRRVLKAQELGIDPGDISTLEE, encoded by the coding sequence ATGTCAGATTCATTTGATGTGAAACTCGAAGAAACGGTGTACCTTCCTGACCCGTCGATCCGTGATCAATCCTGGATCGGCGATTATGATGCTGAGTATCAGCGCTTCCTTCGTAACCCCGACGGGTTTTGGGAGGGAATCGCAGATGAACTCGAATGGTTCAGGAAGTGGGATCACGTAAAGAAATGGAACCCTCCGTACGCGGAGTGGTTCACAAACGCACAGCTCAATATCACCCATAACTGCCTTGACCGCCATGCAACCGGTGAGCGGCGCAACAAAGTGGCCCTCATATGGAGGGGAGAGAAGGAGGGGCAGGAGCGGGTGCTCACTTACCGGCAGCTCTACCGACAGGTGATGCGGTTTGCCAGTGCCCTGACGAAGATGGGCATCACGAAGGGAGACACGGTCTGCCTCTACATGCCGCTTGTGCCTGAACACATTGTGGCGCTTCTTGCATGTGCACGAATCGGTGCCGTCCACAACATTGTCTACGGTGGATTCGGGGCGTCCGCACTGAACGCCCGCATCCGTGATTCCGGGGCAAAGCTTGTTATCACATCAGACGTCGGATATCGTCGTGGCAAACGCGTTGCGCTGAAGGCTATCGTTGATGAAGCGGTCGTCAATGCTCCCACCGTAGAGAAGATCATTGTCCTCCGCCGGTCTGATCCCGGCCCTGAGCTCTTTAGTGAGATGGAGGTGGACTTCTACGAGGTGCTGGAAAGTGGGGATACCACCTGTGAGGCGGCCGTGATGGACGCAGAAGATCCGCTCTTCATCCTCTATACGAGCGGGACGACCGGCCAGCCGAAGGGCATCGTGCACACCTGCGGGGGATATATGGTCGGTGCCTACTACACGACAAAGTATGTCTTTGACATGAAGGAGAACGACGTCCACTGGTGCACGGCTGACCCTGGGTGGATCACCGGCCACAGTTATATCGTCTACGGACCGCTGAGTGTGGGTGCGACGGTTCTCATCACCGAGACCGTGCCGGACTACCCGGATCCCGGGATCTTCTGGCGGATCGTGGAGGACTTCGGGGTGACCATTTTCTACACCGCCCCGACGGCGATACGCATGTTCATGCGGGTCGGTGAGGAGTGGCCCAACAAATACAACCTTGATTCCCTGCGGATCATCGGGTCGGTAGGCGAACCCCTCAATCCGGAGGCATTTGAGTGGTACTACCGGGTGATAGGAAAGAATCGCTGCCCCATCCTTGATACGTGGTGGCAGACGGAGACGGGGATGCATATGATAACAACGATGGTCGGCGAACCGATGAAGCCCGGATTTGCCGGGCGGCCTATCCCCGGTGTGGTCGCTGATGTGGTTGATGCACAGGGCAACCCGGTTGAGCCGGGTACCGGTGGCCTTCTGGTGATCAAAGAACCGTGGCCTGCACAGATGCGGGCGGTCAACAACGACGACGCCCGTTACCGGGCCTACTGGGAGACGATAAACGGCTACTACACGGCAGGCGACCTCGCGGTGAAGGATGAAGACGGCTATATCATGGTCCTTGGAAGGTCTGACGACATCATCATCGTCGCCGGCCACAATCTGGGGACCGCGGAAGTGGAGAGTGCGCTTGTCTCCCATGAGGCGGTGGCAGAGGCGGCTGTAATAGGCATCCCTGACCCGGTGAAGGGACAGACGGTGAAGGCGTTTGTTATCCTTGTGAACGGGTACACCCCTACAGATAAGCTAAAGTCGGATCTCACCTACCATGTGCGGATGGGCATCGGCCCGATTGCAATGCCTTCCGCAATCGACTTTGTCGATTCGCTCCCGAAGACCCGCAGCGGCAAGATCATGCGCCGGGTGTTAAAGGCACAGGAACTCGGGATTGACCCGGGAGATATCTCGACACTGGAGGAGTAG
- a CDS encoding PAS domain S-box protein: MRGRQMAQDRKETENIRQLLEKTPTGLTITEIANTLNMHRNTTAKYLDMLVATGETDCKRIGAAKAYFPARRVPVQALPLITPPATICLTGRLEMTEATREATHLLHLPEMSGHIPHTAVPDPLFRDESFITKCREAVAGTPGVHHTSTTRDHRKITLEVRLIPIVFADGTAGCAVTFTDITESAAAEEERNTWKERYTALSEDLTEWVVHISPAMTIEFANAAFCRHAGRPEDRVTGIRFLPAFRPDERQHLDTLISSLLPGKHPVTADIRAIRRDGSPGWETWTIRALGEAGGPITGYHATGRDITALKHCEEQLLQYHENLEENIQKRTAEMQQANQALMTVLAEKEDLERELLFTRQAFDQASDSILLFSRDGNIHQTNRTAEELLGYSREELAEYTVFDVNPSLTQEAWEKMWNTPEPGRKERTISVHRRHDGTIFDVELSRTFVQADGEIYFCSIAREIEKSKNSPEP; this comes from the coding sequence ATGCGAGGACGACAAATGGCACAGGACAGAAAAGAAACAGAAAATATTCGCCAATTATTAGAGAAAACACCCACAGGCCTGACCATCACGGAGATCGCCAATACCCTCAATATGCACCGCAATACCACTGCAAAGTATCTGGACATGCTGGTAGCCACCGGAGAAACCGACTGCAAACGGATAGGGGCCGCGAAAGCCTACTTCCCCGCCAGACGAGTACCCGTGCAGGCACTCCCCCTCATCACCCCGCCCGCCACCATCTGTCTGACAGGCCGCCTGGAGATGACAGAGGCCACCCGGGAAGCCACCCACCTCCTGCACCTCCCGGAAATGTCCGGACACATCCCCCATACGGCGGTTCCGGACCCGCTCTTTCGTGACGAATCCTTCATCACAAAATGCAGGGAAGCAGTGGCAGGCACACCCGGAGTACATCATACCTCCACCACCCGTGACCACCGAAAGATAACCCTTGAAGTCAGGCTCATCCCCATTGTTTTTGCAGACGGCACCGCAGGATGTGCAGTCACCTTCACCGACATCACCGAAAGTGCTGCCGCAGAAGAAGAGAGAAATACCTGGAAAGAACGCTACACGGCACTCAGTGAAGACCTCACCGAATGGGTTGTCCATATCTCCCCCGCGATGACCATCGAATTCGCAAACGCAGCATTTTGCCGCCATGCAGGGCGACCGGAAGACCGCGTGACAGGCATCCGGTTTCTGCCTGCTTTCCGACCGGACGAGCGCCAGCACCTTGACACCCTCATCTCCTCGCTTCTGCCAGGTAAACACCCCGTGACAGCCGACATCCGGGCCATCCGCCGCGACGGTTCCCCCGGATGGGAGACGTGGACCATCAGGGCCCTCGGTGAGGCGGGCGGCCCTATTACCGGATATCATGCGACCGGCCGCGACATCACAGCGCTGAAACACTGCGAGGAGCAGCTACTCCAGTACCACGAGAACCTCGAGGAGAATATCCAGAAGCGAACAGCAGAGATGCAACAGGCGAATCAGGCGCTCATGACCGTCCTTGCAGAAAAAGAAGACCTGGAACGCGAACTGCTTTTCACCCGCCAGGCCTTTGACCAGGCATCAGACTCCATCCTCCTCTTCAGCCGCGATGGGAACATCCACCAGACAAACCGAACGGCAGAAGAACTCCTGGGCTACAGCAGGGAAGAACTGGCAGAGTACACCGTCTTCGACGTGAACCCCTCCCTGACGCAGGAGGCATGGGAAAAAATGTGGAACACACCGGAACCAGGCAGAAAAGAACGAACCATATCCGTGCACCGCAGGCATGACGGCACTATATTCGATGTTGAACTTTCACGAACCTTTGTGCAGGCAGACGGGGAAATCTATTTCTGCTCAATTGCCCGTGAAATCGAGAAGAGTAAAAATTCACCAGAGCCATAA
- a CDS encoding PAS domain S-box protein — MGGAPLNAALPANPFLGWMLASAGMPKGKHGSLTIISDTCVFWSWMMCMRILYIDDDEQFLNAAERCLRDAGGFDVDFAVSSADALLKLQKKRYDAIISEHALPAIDGIGVLQATRLAGKCAPFVVFTSAGAGDVSVEALNAGADYYLVKGEDPVAQVVALAGFVRRLVAKTMVCCPQDPCQSVLQMVLDSSDDPMVFFGLDRVIVWANRSSFRLRGTDVGHSVGRHCYEVLWGRDGPCEQCRIPEVISSGRSVSTEVTHEDGRSYLITTCPVTDQEGGICGFVEKGTDITAVRKSQEVARQEREKYNQLFQSANDMIYLHALLPDGIPGQILEANDAASLRMGYSREEFLRMSISDLNDPLLDENLVSLVSKIGGKGRFIFEWRHVTKGGDRVPVEVSVNIFRMGGMPVALSIVRDITERKGAERALLVREQEYRDLVENIDEVIFRLDLKGNFTYISPAVTKLVGGAGYSPSGMIGKNFIEFIYPADRDMLVGHFQERLSGITTKSTFRLLTNTGTVRWVLESSRPIREDGMVVGVQGVFLDITDLKMMDVALKKANKKLNILSSITRHDILNQITSMNLYLDLIEDNGGDSEMWKNFFGAAKGIMANLERIITFTRDYEDLGVNEPEWQDVGAIVRRESGSFAGVIPVTNTVDGLEVYADGMLGKVFANLIGNSVMHGGTVHAVMVSFEERGDGVCIVVADDGVGIPADMKERIFSKGVGKNTGLGLFLSREILDLTGLSICETGVPDGGARFEIMVPEGKFRYVSGG, encoded by the coding sequence ATGGGGGGCGCGCCCCTGAATGCGGCGCTCCCGGCAAATCCTTTCCTGGGGTGGATGCTTGCTTCTGCCGGAATGCCAAAGGGTAAACATGGTAGCCTTACAATAATTAGTGACACATGCGTGTTTTGGTCCTGGATGATGTGTATGCGTATCCTCTATATTGACGATGATGAACAGTTCCTCAATGCGGCTGAACGATGCCTCCGGGATGCGGGGGGATTTGATGTTGATTTCGCAGTATCGTCTGCTGATGCGCTCCTGAAACTGCAAAAAAAGAGGTATGATGCCATCATATCGGAACATGCTCTTCCAGCAATAGATGGTATCGGTGTTCTTCAGGCCACCCGTTTGGCGGGTAAATGCGCTCCTTTTGTCGTTTTCACATCTGCGGGTGCTGGTGATGTCTCTGTTGAAGCCCTGAATGCAGGTGCTGATTATTATCTCGTGAAGGGGGAAGATCCTGTGGCACAGGTGGTGGCTCTTGCCGGGTTTGTCCGCAGGCTGGTGGCGAAGACAATGGTCTGCTGCCCGCAGGATCCATGCCAGTCTGTGCTGCAGATGGTCTTGGATTCCTCTGATGATCCGATGGTATTTTTCGGGCTGGATCGAGTCATTGTCTGGGCGAACCGGTCTTCTTTCCGTCTCCGCGGGACGGATGTTGGCCATTCTGTCGGCAGGCACTGTTATGAGGTGTTGTGGGGGAGGGATGGGCCCTGCGAACAGTGCAGAATCCCGGAAGTCATCTCATCCGGCAGGAGCGTCTCTACTGAGGTTACTCATGAGGATGGGCGGTCATACCTGATCACAACCTGTCCTGTTACCGATCAGGAGGGTGGGATATGTGGATTTGTTGAGAAGGGTACTGACATCACGGCGGTAAGGAAGTCACAGGAGGTGGCCCGGCAGGAGAGGGAGAAGTACAATCAGCTGTTTCAGTCAGCCAATGATATGATCTATCTTCATGCACTGTTGCCGGATGGAATCCCCGGACAGATTCTGGAAGCCAATGATGCTGCTTCCCTGAGAATGGGCTATTCGCGGGAAGAATTCCTTCGGATGTCGATATCTGATCTCAATGATCCTCTTCTTGATGAGAATCTTGTTTCACTTGTATCTAAAATTGGTGGGAAGGGCCGGTTTATCTTTGAATGGCGGCATGTGACGAAGGGGGGGGATCGTGTGCCTGTTGAGGTATCGGTGAATATTTTCCGGATGGGTGGGATGCCTGTAGCACTCTCGATTGTCCGTGATATAACGGAACGCAAGGGGGCGGAACGGGCCCTTCTGGTGCGTGAACAGGAATATCGGGATCTTGTGGAAAATATCGATGAGGTTATTTTCCGACTTGATCTCAAAGGAAATTTCACCTATATCAGTCCGGCAGTTACCAAACTGGTGGGGGGTGCTGGCTATTCTCCATCCGGCATGATCGGTAAAAATTTTATTGAATTTATCTATCCTGCAGATCGGGATATGCTGGTGGGGCATTTTCAGGAGCGTCTTTCCGGGATTACAACTAAATCGACGTTCCGGCTGTTGACAAATACCGGGACTGTCCGGTGGGTGCTGGAATCCAGCAGGCCGATCCGGGAAGATGGCATGGTCGTGGGTGTTCAGGGGGTGTTCCTTGATATTACTGATCTCAAGATGATGGATGTCGCCCTGAAGAAGGCAAATAAGAAACTGAACATTCTCTCCAGCATTACACGCCACGACATCCTGAATCAGATTACGTCGATGAATCTGTACCTGGACCTCATTGAGGACAATGGTGGTGACTCTGAGATGTGGAAGAACTTTTTTGGAGCGGCTAAGGGAATTATGGCCAATCTGGAGCGTATTATCACCTTTACTCGTGATTATGAGGATCTCGGGGTGAATGAGCCTGAATGGCAGGATGTCGGTGCAATCGTCCGCCGCGAATCGGGGTCGTTTGCCGGGGTAATTCCGGTCACCAATACGGTCGATGGTCTTGAGGTTTATGCCGATGGGATGTTGGGGAAGGTCTTTGCCAATCTGATTGGGAATTCTGTAATGCACGGGGGTACTGTGCATGCTGTCATGGTCTCGTTTGAAGAGCGTGGGGATGGTGTGTGCATTGTTGTTGCCGATGACGGTGTGGGCATTCCGGCAGACATGAAAGAGAGGATCTTCTCAAAGGGTGTTGGAAAGAATACCGGGCTCGGGCTCTTTTTATCCCGTGAAATTCTGGACCTGACCGGGCTGTCGATTTGTGAAACCGGTGTGCCGGATGGTGGCGCCCGCTTTGAGATCATGGTGCCTGAAGGGAAGTTCAGGTATGTTTCCGGTGGATGA
- the infB gene encoding translation initiation factor IF-2: MAKKKKKNSSETTSSIRTPVVCVLGHVDHGKTSLLDRIRGSSVVDREAGAITQHIGATIVPLDAIQKMSGTTGSMDFDVPGLLFIDTPGHHAFTTLRSRGGALADMAILVVDINDGFQPQTKEALQILRNFKTPFVIAATKIDRLHGWRVQENAPFMKTYAAQNERVQGMIETKTYELVGELAEMGFNCDRFDRVRDFARNIAIVPVSGITGEGLPDLLMVMVGLAQRYMTENLTLSTTGPGYGTVLEVKEERGLGTTLDVILIDGQLNVGDEIVVGGERGVIETKVRSLLKPRPMQEILTEDRFERVKQVTAASGIKVAAPKLEGAIAGSPLRVVRDNREEIVDSVIHEMEDIQVNLSEEGVFIKADTIGALEALSKELEGNNIPIMRAEVGPISRHDIVEVSTIRDPLYSVILAFNTPVLPDAIDTLAEHAMGHVRLFESSVIYHLIDDYMDWEEETRRLMHKESFEKLILPAKITLLPDCVFRQSNPAVVGVRVLAGKLQAGVNLVLPSGKRIGRIKQIKMGQENINEANQGAEVAISIEGPTVGRQIDVGDDLYAEIPEHHVKVLEGEMTSHLTGGMLEVLEEYTRIRRKERPFWGK; this comes from the coding sequence ATGGCCAAAAAAAAGAAGAAAAATAGTTCAGAAACGACATCATCCATTCGTACACCAGTGGTCTGTGTACTGGGGCATGTGGACCATGGAAAGACATCACTCCTCGACCGGATCCGCGGTTCATCAGTGGTTGACCGTGAGGCAGGCGCCATCACCCAGCACATCGGGGCAACCATCGTCCCTCTCGATGCAATTCAGAAGATGAGCGGCACCACCGGTTCAATGGACTTTGATGTTCCCGGACTCCTGTTTATCGATACACCGGGCCATCATGCCTTCACCACGCTACGCTCCCGCGGCGGGGCACTCGCGGACATGGCCATCCTTGTAGTAGACATCAACGACGGATTCCAGCCACAGACCAAAGAAGCACTTCAAATCCTGCGGAACTTCAAGACACCGTTTGTCATCGCTGCAACAAAGATCGACCGGCTGCACGGCTGGCGCGTGCAGGAGAATGCGCCCTTCATGAAGACCTATGCGGCCCAGAATGAACGGGTGCAGGGGATGATCGAGACAAAGACCTACGAACTGGTCGGCGAACTCGCAGAGATGGGATTTAACTGCGATCGCTTCGACCGCGTGCGGGATTTCGCCCGCAATATCGCGATTGTGCCGGTTTCAGGGATCACCGGCGAAGGCCTTCCGGACCTCCTGATGGTGATGGTCGGTCTTGCACAGCGATATATGACAGAGAACCTCACCCTCTCCACCACCGGGCCCGGCTACGGCACTGTTCTGGAGGTAAAAGAGGAACGGGGGCTCGGCACCACTCTCGATGTCATCCTGATTGACGGCCAGCTGAATGTGGGAGATGAGATTGTGGTCGGAGGAGAACGCGGCGTCATTGAGACAAAGGTCCGTTCACTCCTGAAACCACGCCCCATGCAGGAGATCCTGACAGAAGACCGGTTTGAACGCGTGAAACAGGTGACCGCTGCATCCGGGATCAAGGTCGCAGCCCCGAAGCTGGAAGGCGCAATCGCCGGCTCACCCCTTCGCGTGGTGCGAGACAACCGTGAAGAAATCGTGGATTCCGTCATTCATGAGATGGAAGATATCCAGGTGAACCTCTCTGAAGAGGGCGTATTCATCAAGGCCGACACCATCGGAGCCCTGGAGGCACTCTCCAAGGAACTGGAAGGGAACAATATCCCCATCATGCGGGCAGAGGTGGGGCCTATATCCCGTCATGATATCGTAGAGGTATCAACTATCAGAGATCCCCTCTACTCCGTCATACTCGCCTTCAACACCCCGGTACTCCCGGATGCGATAGACACCCTCGCGGAACATGCGATGGGCCATGTGCGCCTCTTTGAGTCAAGTGTCATCTACCATCTCATCGATGACTACATGGACTGGGAAGAGGAGACACGCCGCCTCATGCACAAGGAGAGTTTCGAAAAACTCATCCTGCCCGCAAAGATTACCCTCCTCCCGGACTGTGTCTTCCGGCAGTCCAACCCGGCAGTGGTCGGCGTCCGTGTACTCGCAGGAAAACTGCAGGCTGGCGTCAACCTTGTTCTCCCGTCAGGGAAGAGAATCGGCCGGATAAAACAGATAAAAATGGGGCAGGAGAATATTAACGAGGCAAATCAGGGTGCCGAAGTGGCAATCTCCATAGAAGGCCCGACAGTCGGCCGCCAGATCGATGTGGGCGATGATCTCTATGCTGAGATCCCCGAACACCACGTCAAGGTTTTGGAGGGTGAGATGACATCCCACCTTACCGGAGGAATGCTTGAAGTTCTTGAGGAGTATACCCGAATTCGGCGGAAAGAACGCCCATTTTGGGGCAAGTAA
- a CDS encoding 30S ribosomal protein S6e — translation MADFKVVLSDPQDGISYKVEATGGMAGAFIGKSVGDIIAGDALGFPGYQIAITGATDKTGIPARRDLPGLGRRRLLLANGVGFKPTYHGQRRRMSVRSAEINGDFVQINAKVVEYGEKSLKEYFAPAEEAAE, via the coding sequence ATGGCAGACTTCAAAGTAGTTCTCTCTGACCCGCAGGATGGCATTTCTTACAAGGTAGAAGCCACCGGCGGCATGGCAGGTGCCTTCATTGGCAAGAGCGTAGGCGACATCATTGCAGGCGATGCACTGGGATTCCCCGGATACCAGATCGCAATCACCGGAGCAACCGACAAGACAGGAATTCCCGCACGCCGGGATCTGCCAGGACTTGGTCGCAGGAGACTCCTCCTCGCAAACGGCGTTGGATTTAAGCCAACATACCACGGACAGCGCAGAAGAATGAGCGTGCGTTCAGCAGAGATCAACGGAGACTTTGTCCAGATCAATGCAAAGGTTGTCGAATACGGCGAAAAGAGCCTTAAGGAATACTTTGCCCCTGCAGAAGAGGCAGCAGAGTAA
- a CDS encoding DUF2240 family protein encodes MSLQTAVAAPFRHMHRERLRRPEFIYFLAIDRRWMSRDQAGALISIAIRAGLLKDDGGALVPTFNPAEVEIPLGFRPSDDIFLQEENYCETLMVRIAEARGMSEQEVAKEITAITSGDFDGLLLPEAGVVILARKYGVPFEDLVPQLRESLRGVGC; translated from the coding sequence GTGTCCCTGCAAACAGCCGTTGCGGCGCCATTTCGGCATATGCATCGTGAGCGACTGCGTCGTCCCGAATTCATCTATTTTCTTGCTATAGACCGTCGCTGGATGAGTCGTGACCAGGCGGGGGCGCTCATTTCAATTGCCATTCGTGCGGGCCTTCTGAAGGACGATGGTGGCGCACTGGTCCCTACCTTCAATCCTGCGGAGGTGGAAATCCCTCTGGGGTTCCGGCCATCTGATGATATCTTTCTTCAGGAGGAAAATTATTGTGAGACGCTGATGGTTCGCATTGCAGAAGCACGGGGTATGTCTGAACAGGAGGTGGCAAAAGAGATCACTGCTATTACAAGTGGAGATTTTGATGGCCTCCTCCTTCCGGAAGCGGGTGTGGTCATCCTTGCACGAAAGTATGGTGTGCCGTTTGAAGACCTTGTTCCCCAACTGCGTGAATCACTCCGCGGTGTGGGCTGCTGA